A window of the Thermococcus sp. M39 genome harbors these coding sequences:
- a CDS encoding DUF3216 domain-containing protein gives MKVLEELKTLCKELGEENLIPRIESFITLNKEFESKKGREFVEVSILGFAEGILTTLKIKYPENEKVRSLLEKVSTQRKELDAKFRKPKPPIFEE, from the coding sequence ATGAAGGTCTTAGAAGAGCTCAAAACCCTTTGTAAGGAGCTTGGAGAAGAGAACTTAATCCCAAGAATTGAGTCATTCATAACCCTAAACAAAGAGTTCGAATCCAAAAAGGGTAGAGAATTTGTTGAAGTCTCCATATTGGGCTTTGCAGAGGGAATTCTGACAACTTTAAAGATCAAGTACCCTGAGAATGAGAAAGTTAGGAGCTTACTTGAGAAAGTAAGCACTCAGAGAAAAGAGCTTGACGCAAAGTTCAGAAAACCAAAGCC